A portion of the Plodia interpunctella isolate USDA-ARS_2022_Savannah chromosome 4, ilPloInte3.2, whole genome shotgun sequence genome contains these proteins:
- the LOC128669506 gene encoding uncharacterized protein LOC128669506 isoform X3 — MGNKGFPSEVAGFFLAVALCIICPEYVSSAQRELGKGTPTNESATVAPAGPVDNAIRPGAGPGDLPRPTPRSGPYFDLLASKNVTALLGKTAYLNCRVKNLGNKTLNMQVSWVRHRDIHLLTVGRYTYTSDQRFRAIHLPHSEDWTLQIKYPQHRDSGIYECQISSTPHMSHFIHLNVVEPTTEIIGGPDLYIDRGSTINLTCVVLYSPEPPAYIFWNHNDAIISYDSPRGGVSVVTEKGETTTSFLLIQQARPSDSGTYQCNPSNAQSKSVVVHVLNGEYPAAMQRGGQAFAPTSPAHCIILATSLFVTLS; from the exons TATCATCAGCTCAAAGGGAGCTGGGCAAAGGAACCCCGACTAACGAATCGGCGACAGTGGCGCCGGCGGGCCCCGTGGACAACGCGATCAGGCCCGGGGCCGGGCCCGGCGACCTCCCGCGCCCCACTCCGCGCTCTGGGCCTTACTTCGACCTGTTGGCGTCAAAGAACGTCACAGCTCTCCTGGGGAAGACTGCTTATTTGAACTGCAGAGTGAAGAATTTaggaaataaaact tTAAATATGCAAGTGTCATGGGTGAGACACAGGGATATCCATTTGCTGACTGTTGGCCGGTACACGTACACGAGCGATCAACGCTTCAGAGCAATACATCTGCCACACTCTGAAGATTGGACCCTTCAG ataaaatatccTCAACACAGAGACTCTGGGATCTATGAGTGTCAGATTTCTTCAACTCCTCATATGAGTCactttatacatttaaatgtcGTTG AACCAACGACGGAAATCATCGGTGGTCCCGACCTGTACATCGACCGGGGTAGTACCATAAACCTCACATGTGTGGTCCTATATTCGCCGGAACCACCAGCGTACATATTTTGGAATCACAATGATGCG ATTATTAGCTACGATTCCCCACGGGGAGGAGTATCCGTGGTGACGGAAAAGGGAGAGACGACAACCTCCTTCCTCCTCATCCAGCAAGCGAGACCCTCAGACTCTGGCACGTACCAGTGTAACCCGAGCAACGCCCAGTCGAAGAGCGTTGTCGTTCATGTGCTAAATG GAGAGTACCCTGCGGCCATGCAGAGAGGGGGTCAGGCCTTCGCCCCAACTTCACCAGCCCACTGCATCATTTTAGCTACTTCTCTCTTCGTCACCCTATCTTGA
- the LOC128669506 gene encoding uncharacterized protein LOC128669506 isoform X2: MGNKGFPSEVAGFFLAVALCIICPEYVSSAQRELGKGTPTNESATVAPAGPVDNAIRPGAGPGDLPRPTPRSGPYFDLLASKNVTALLGKTAYLNCRVKNLGNKTLNMQVSWVRHRDIHLLTVGRYTYTSDQRFRAIHLPHSEDWTLQIKYPQHRDSGIYECQISSTPHMSHFIHLNVVEPTTEIIGGPDLYIDRGSTINLTCVVLYSPEPPAYIFWNHNDAIISYDSPRGGVSVVTEKGETTTSFLLIQQARPSDSGTYQCNPSNAQSKSVVVHVLNANSIFPLSGEYPAAMQRGGQAFAPTSPAHCIILATSLFVTLS; the protein is encoded by the exons TATCATCAGCTCAAAGGGAGCTGGGCAAAGGAACCCCGACTAACGAATCGGCGACAGTGGCGCCGGCGGGCCCCGTGGACAACGCGATCAGGCCCGGGGCCGGGCCCGGCGACCTCCCGCGCCCCACTCCGCGCTCTGGGCCTTACTTCGACCTGTTGGCGTCAAAGAACGTCACAGCTCTCCTGGGGAAGACTGCTTATTTGAACTGCAGAGTGAAGAATTTaggaaataaaact tTAAATATGCAAGTGTCATGGGTGAGACACAGGGATATCCATTTGCTGACTGTTGGCCGGTACACGTACACGAGCGATCAACGCTTCAGAGCAATACATCTGCCACACTCTGAAGATTGGACCCTTCAG ataaaatatccTCAACACAGAGACTCTGGGATCTATGAGTGTCAGATTTCTTCAACTCCTCATATGAGTCactttatacatttaaatgtcGTTG AACCAACGACGGAAATCATCGGTGGTCCCGACCTGTACATCGACCGGGGTAGTACCATAAACCTCACATGTGTGGTCCTATATTCGCCGGAACCACCAGCGTACATATTTTGGAATCACAATGATGCG ATTATTAGCTACGATTCCCCACGGGGAGGAGTATCCGTGGTGACGGAAAAGGGAGAGACGACAACCTCCTTCCTCCTCATCCAGCAAGCGAGACCCTCAGACTCTGGCACGTACCAGTGTAACCCGAGCAACGCCCAGTCGAAGAGCGTTGTCGTTCATGTGCTAAATG CAAATTCTATTTTTCCTTTGTCAGGAGAGTACCCTGCGGCCATGCAGAGAGGGGGTCAGGCCTTCGCCCCAACTTCACCAGCCCACTGCATCATTTTAGCTACTTCTCTCTTCGTCACCCTATCTTGA
- the LOC128669506 gene encoding uncharacterized protein LOC128669506 isoform X1 gives MGNKGFPSEVAGFFLAVALCIICPEYVSSAQRELGKGTPTNESATVAPAGPVDNAIRPGAGPGDLPRPTPRSGPYFDLLASKNVTALLGKTAYLNCRVKNLGNKTLNMQVSWVRHRDIHLLTVGRYTYTSDQRFRAIHLPHSEDWTLQIKYPQHRDSGIYECQISSTPHMSHFIHLNVVEPTTEIIGGPDLYIDRGSTINLTCVVLYSPEPPAYIFWNHNDAIISYDSPRGGVSVVTEKGETTTSFLLIQQARPSDSGTYQCNPSNAQSKSVVVHVLNEANSIFPLSGEYPAAMQRGGQAFAPTSPAHCIILATSLFVTLS, from the exons TATCATCAGCTCAAAGGGAGCTGGGCAAAGGAACCCCGACTAACGAATCGGCGACAGTGGCGCCGGCGGGCCCCGTGGACAACGCGATCAGGCCCGGGGCCGGGCCCGGCGACCTCCCGCGCCCCACTCCGCGCTCTGGGCCTTACTTCGACCTGTTGGCGTCAAAGAACGTCACAGCTCTCCTGGGGAAGACTGCTTATTTGAACTGCAGAGTGAAGAATTTaggaaataaaact tTAAATATGCAAGTGTCATGGGTGAGACACAGGGATATCCATTTGCTGACTGTTGGCCGGTACACGTACACGAGCGATCAACGCTTCAGAGCAATACATCTGCCACACTCTGAAGATTGGACCCTTCAG ataaaatatccTCAACACAGAGACTCTGGGATCTATGAGTGTCAGATTTCTTCAACTCCTCATATGAGTCactttatacatttaaatgtcGTTG AACCAACGACGGAAATCATCGGTGGTCCCGACCTGTACATCGACCGGGGTAGTACCATAAACCTCACATGTGTGGTCCTATATTCGCCGGAACCACCAGCGTACATATTTTGGAATCACAATGATGCG ATTATTAGCTACGATTCCCCACGGGGAGGAGTATCCGTGGTGACGGAAAAGGGAGAGACGACAACCTCCTTCCTCCTCATCCAGCAAGCGAGACCCTCAGACTCTGGCACGTACCAGTGTAACCCGAGCAACGCCCAGTCGAAGAGCGTTGTCGTTCATGTGCTAAATG AAGCAAATTCTATTTTTCCTTTGTCAGGAGAGTACCCTGCGGCCATGCAGAGAGGGGGTCAGGCCTTCGCCCCAACTTCACCAGCCCACTGCATCATTTTAGCTACTTCTCTCTTCGTCACCCTATCTTGA